Genomic segment of Candidatus Sysuiplasma acidicola:
GACCGGATTAACAGCACTGTTCTGAGCTTCGTATCGACGACAATAATGATTTTCGGTTTTCTCACACTCTTCTTCTCTGAAGGATTGACTGCAATATATCTCGCAACACTCATCATGTCCGCAGGCTATACGCTGAAAGGAGACAGTTTTTCTGCAATATTGAAAAAACATCTGAGCGACGCACAGATCGCAAGAGGCACATCCATGAATCAGATGTCCATTGGAGTATCGGGTGTGCTTGGAATAGCGGCCGGAGGTCTTTCGCTGCTGTTCCTTGAGGGTTTAACGCCACTAATACTGATGGCCATTTCAATCGTTGCCCTTTTACTCTCAATTCCCACATCCGAAGCAGTGAACAGACGAGATAACGGTAAAACGAGAACTGAGTACGGTCAGGTCATTTCATTTTACAGAAAGATCGTCGGGTTCATTGTTGTCGCCACCATGCTGAACGGCCTCTTCATCGGCATTACCGTATACAGCTCCGGTCTCTTCAGCTTGTACCTGCACAGCACACCGGAATTCTACACGATGTTTGAGGTGGCATTTCCGATAGGCATGATATTCGGATCTTACGTTTCGTCGAAAATACTCCACCTCATCGACAAACCCCGGATGCCGGCTCTGCTCGTGCTTCTCTATGGACCTCTCATTTTTCTGCTCGGATCAAGCAGGTCTGTCTACGCAGACATATTTATTTCCCTGACTATCGGTTTCATCAACCCACTCATCAACGTTCCTCTAAACGCCAGGCTGACCAGGGCAACACCAAAGGAAATATTCGGACGGGTTTTCGCTTTTCTCAGGATTTTTATCGGAAGTTCGACCCCTGTCATGGCAGTCGTATTCACCATTCTTTCCATCTACGCGTCCGTTCCCGTCATACTGATGGCAATAGGTGCGTCGGCGGTTTTTGTAGCCGTACTTGGATTCTCGGCGATTCCCAAACTGTACCGAATGACCGAAGCAGGAAAAATGATTTGATCCTAAACAACAAACAACGACGCGTGGTAAGGAAGAATACAGGAAATGGATTAGCTGCAAACTGATACCCAGATGGAAGAGGAAAATATTTCACAATGGCCGTGCATGGGCTTAAGTGAGTCCTAATGATGGCCAGGAAAGCGTTCGCAGCTGGTATGGCTGTCGCTATTATTGCAGGCATGTTGTCAATCTCATACTACGCCACAAGACCGCATTACGTGACTCCCAAGTTGCAAGTGTTCGATGGTAACGGCAGTTATCTGGTTGAGGAAAATTTTTTAGGCTGGTACGGGTACAACTCACCGGTATTTTACTTCCATTCTAATGCAACTCTCCTGCAAAACCATTACCAGGGCTCTCAGTTCAGTATGGAAATACGTACGTATTCTTACAATCATACTATCGCTCCAAACGGTCCTAATTTTCACATTGGGGTTACGCTTTTGCTAACTGGCCATCTGGCACCCAATATTGATCCAAGTTCATTGGTGATAGTGGCAAATGATACAGGTTTTCAGACAAGCAATGTGATTCAATTGTCTTTTTATCCCTTTCCATGGGGAAACAATACAAACGCGTCTTATCACTTGCAGAACGACTACGTTGTTATAGCCGGTATTGGCTCAGTTTACGCACCCATCTCGCTTGCCAATCAGACGATAGCCTCGAAATGGCATAATTTTGCTTTTTAAGCCGATTTCCAGATTATGATCTGGCCAAACACAGATTTCGGCATTCACCACTTCGGTTTTCTTTCCAATCTTAAGGGATTCGGTGTCCCTGTTTATGTTTGCGCCAACATAACATATGTGCAACAGTAAACGGAGGAATCGTTGGAATGAAAGGCACTGCAGACTGCATTGAGGATAAGTGTGGACCCAGCGGGATTTGAACCCGCGGCCTCCGCCTTGCGAAGGCGGCGATCTGAAGTGGTCCTGAGACTTCCACTGATCTATGGGCCCGCTTGCCGTCTGCCTATGTTGACGCCGTGTGTAACGCTCTCTTGTTCTTAATCTGTTTCACGGCCCGCTCCGCGATTTCGGCCGCATGACCAGTGTAGGTAGTGGCATCAAGGAGTTCGTCAAGTTCCTCGGGCGTCATGGCCTTCGCGATGTTTTCCGCTAAAAGCAGCGCATCCTTGAATGAAATTCCGCTTTCGACCGATTTCATAGCGGCGGCTCTGACGGCTTCGTGAGCCTCCTGCCTTCCGATTTTCTCTGCCATATGCAGCATGACCCTCTCCGCCATGATTAGCCCTTTGGCCCTTTCCAGGTTGCGTAGCATGTTCTCCCTTTTCAGCTGCAGTTTTGCGAAAAGGTCCTTTGTCTTAACGAGTATGTCGTCGGTGAGCACGAGCACGTGCGGAATAATTATCCGCTCCGCGCTTGAGTTTGTGAGATCCCTTTCATGCCACAGTATCATGTTTTCGAACGAAGGTGTAGTAAACGCTCTGACAATACGGGCGAGTCCGCAGATGTTCTCCGCCTTGACAGGATTGCGCTTCTGGGCCATGGTGGAGCTGCCAACCTGCCTGGACGAGTCGAAGTATTCCTCGACTTCGTCAATTTCCGTTCTCTGGAGATTTCTCACCTCGGTCGCCATGCGCTCGCATGTAGTAACAGCGTTGGAGAGGACGCTGACCATTTCAGCATACCTGTCCCTGCCGACAATCTGGCCGCTCGCCTGCTCTAAGCTCATGTCGAGGCGCTCCATAATATCTTCCTGTATGTTGAAGAAGCTCTTGCCGAACGATGCACCGGTTCCAACGGCGCCAGACATCTTCCCCACTACAACTCTCTTCTCACATTCATCTATTCTCTCCAGCTGCCTGTCGAGTTCCATTAGATATACTGAAAACTTGAATCCAAGGGTTATCGGAAGGGCAGCCTGTCCGTGTGTCCTTCCCAGCATGATAGTGTCTTTTTCCGCCAGTGCCCTGTCTGCTATGACTGTTTCGAGGTCTACAATATCTGACTTAATTATACGAATGGCATCCCTGAGCTGCAGAGCGGTTGAAGTGTCTATGATGTCGTTGGATGTTGCGCCGAAATGCACGTAAGGGGCACCTCTGCCTGCAACTTCGCTCAGCGCCTTGACCACAGCCATGACATCGTGGCCGATGTCCCTTTCGATTTCGCGCACGGTTTCCAGTTTAACTTTGCCGCCCGTAACCGCCTTATCTATGTCCTTGGCTGCCTCCTTCGGGATTATGCCATATTTGGACTGTGATTGCGCCAGTGCAGACTCAACATTCAGCATAACCCTCAGTCTGGCCTCCTCCTCGAAGAGTGAGAGCATTTCTGCTCTGCCATACCTGTAATCGATCGGGCAGACGTTCATCTTCAAATCACATATTGGCATGGAACAGGTAAATAATATCGTTTCCCTTTCCACAGCTGCTTGGCAGGGATAATGACGGTTTTGAAGTTGAGGTCAATGCACGGATTGAGAATCTGAAGGCAATTAACTATAAGGATGGAAAACTCAGTAAGTGCCACCGGAGCCAATGGATTAAATTCTACGAGAATTTATCCCTTTTGTCTCAGGCAGGATGTGAACAGATGGATTACACCGAAAGACGCGGCGATCTTCCGCCGGAA
This window contains:
- a CDS encoding adenylosuccinate lyase is translated as MCDLKMNVCPIDYRYGRAEMLSLFEEEARLRVMLNVESALAQSQSKYGIIPKEAAKDIDKAVTGGKVKLETVREIERDIGHDVMAVVKALSEVAGRGAPYVHFGATSNDIIDTSTALQLRDAIRIIKSDIVDLETVIADRALAEKDTIMLGRTHGQAALPITLGFKFSVYLMELDRQLERIDECEKRVVVGKMSGAVGTGASFGKSFFNIQEDIMERLDMSLEQASGQIVGRDRYAEMVSVLSNAVTTCERMATEVRNLQRTEIDEVEEYFDSSRQVGSSTMAQKRNPVKAENICGLARIVRAFTTPSFENMILWHERDLTNSSAERIIIPHVLVLTDDILVKTKDLFAKLQLKRENMLRNLERAKGLIMAERVMLHMAEKIGRQEAHEAVRAAAMKSVESGISFKDALLLAENIAKAMTPEELDELLDATTYTGHAAEIAERAVKQIKNKRALHTAST
- a CDS encoding MFS transporter, encoding MQEERTGRLGKTFTRFLISKSLGSISFNLFEIYFLWKIVSTYHSVFLAGIVPTIALAVQLLSSVPIGHGIDRINSTVLSFVSTTIMIFGFLTLFFSEGLTAIYLATLIMSAGYTLKGDSFSAILKKHLSDAQIARGTSMNQMSIGVSGVLGIAAGGLSLLFLEGLTPLILMAISIVALLLSIPTSEAVNRRDNGKTRTEYGQVISFYRKIVGFIVVATMLNGLFIGITVYSSGLFSLYLHSTPEFYTMFEVAFPIGMIFGSYVSSKILHLIDKPRMPALLVLLYGPLIFLLGSSRSVYADIFISLTIGFINPLINVPLNARLTRATPKEIFGRVFAFLRIFIGSSTPVMAVVFTILSIYASVPVILMAIGASAVFVAVLGFSAIPKLYRMTEAGKMI